A single window of Verrucomicrobiia bacterium DNA harbors:
- the pgl gene encoding 6-phosphogluconolactonase encodes MGHKLIPFANPAELAKGAATSWLMELRKRNQPAARYNVALSGGRITQTFFSEIVTLVGTATEAASLFQNVHFYWADERCVPPTDAESNFGAAQRLLFGPLKIPEAQIHRLRGEGPEPQVLREAIIDICAGAPSVKGQPVLDMIFLGMGEDGHVASLFPGETEDVINNGLVYRAVTAVKPPPRRITLGYAVLAAATEVWVVASGAGKEGALKESLSANGKTPLGRVLRSREDTKILTDIPQR; translated from the coding sequence ATGGGTCATAAACTCATTCCATTCGCGAATCCGGCAGAATTGGCCAAGGGCGCGGCCACGAGCTGGCTGATGGAATTGCGCAAACGCAACCAACCGGCGGCGCGTTACAACGTGGCGCTTTCGGGCGGGCGCATCACGCAAACTTTTTTTTCAGAGATCGTGACTCTGGTCGGGACCGCCACGGAAGCCGCGAGTCTTTTTCAAAACGTCCATTTCTACTGGGCGGATGAGCGCTGCGTGCCGCCGACGGATGCGGAAAGCAATTTCGGCGCGGCACAAAGACTGTTGTTCGGCCCGCTCAAAATTCCCGAGGCGCAGATCCATCGTTTGCGCGGCGAAGGGCCGGAGCCACAAGTGTTGCGTGAGGCGATCATTGATATTTGTGCGGGGGCGCCTTCCGTCAAGGGCCAACCAGTGCTGGACATGATTTTTCTTGGCATGGGCGAAGACGGGCATGTGGCATCGCTGTTTCCCGGCGAAACGGAGGACGTGATCAACAACGGACTGGTTTATCGCGCGGTGACGGCGGTGAAGCCACCGCCGCGGCGCATCACGCTTGGCTACGCAGTGCTCGCGGCTGCGACGGAAGTTTGGGTGGTGGCTTCGGGCGCGGGCAAGGAAGGCGCGTTGAAGGAATCGCTTTCGGCCAACGGCAAGACTCCGCTGGGACGCGTCCTGCGTTCACGCGAGGATACGAAAATTTTGACGGATATTCCGCAGCGGTAA
- the pyk gene encoding pyruvate kinase produces the protein MKTTSKRTQIICTIGPACRSPEKIAALIKAGMDIARLHFSYAGQEEHAENIRRIRAAARHLHRPVKILQDLTGAKVRMGEFTRGSVQLKSGSEFTLTARTVPGNARIVSLKIPELISVIRPRDTILLNDGELRLQALSVTSTDAHCRVLIGGRIKSGQSVRVPGKAAPVCVPTLKDLNDVAFGLAHQVDFIALSFATTAAEINTLRKFIRDQGAQTPIIAKIERREAFANLNEIIRAADLVMVARGDLGQEIPLEEIGIAQKKIIRCANRLGKPAITATEMLLSMMEKPHPTRAEVTDATNAILDGSSAVMLSGETAMGKFPIEATQTLAKIAALTDATKK, from the coding sequence ATGAAAACCACCTCCAAACGCACCCAAATCATCTGCACTATCGGCCCCGCCTGCCGTTCGCCCGAAAAAATCGCCGCGTTAATCAAAGCCGGCATGGATATCGCGCGCCTGCATTTTTCCTACGCCGGCCAGGAGGAACACGCCGAAAACATCCGTCGCATCCGCGCCGCCGCGCGCCATCTTCATCGTCCCGTGAAAATCCTCCAGGACCTCACCGGCGCCAAAGTCCGCATGGGCGAATTCACCCGCGGCTCAGTCCAGTTGAAATCCGGCTCCGAATTCACCCTCACCGCCCGCACCGTCCCTGGCAATGCCCGCATCGTCTCGCTCAAAATTCCCGAACTCATCTCCGTCATCCGCCCTCGCGATACCATCCTCCTCAATGACGGTGAACTCCGTTTGCAAGCTCTCTCCGTGACGAGCACCGATGCCCATTGCCGCGTCCTCATCGGCGGACGCATCAAGTCCGGCCAATCCGTCCGTGTGCCCGGCAAAGCCGCGCCCGTCTGCGTGCCCACTTTGAAAGATCTCAACGACGTCGCCTTCGGCCTCGCCCACCAGGTGGATTTCATCGCGCTATCCTTCGCCACCACGGCCGCCGAGATAAACACCCTGCGCAAATTCATCCGTGATCAAGGCGCGCAAACGCCCATCATCGCAAAGATCGAACGCCGCGAAGCCTTCGCGAACCTAAATGAAATCATCCGCGCCGCCGACCTCGTGATGGTTGCGCGTGGCGATCTCGGTCAGGAAATTCCGCTCGAAGAAATCGGCATAGCCCAGAAAAAAATCATCCGCTGCGCCAACCGCCTCGGCAAGCCCGCCATCACCGCCACCGAGATGCTCCTCTCCATGATGGAAAAGCCCCATCCCACCCGCGCCGAAGTCACCGACGCCACCAACGCCATCCTCGACGGGTCCAGCGCCGTCATGCTCTCCGGCGAAACCGCCATGGGCAAATTCCCCATCGAAGCCACCCAAACGCTCGCAAAAATCGCCGCCCTCACCGACGCCACAAAAAAATAA
- a CDS encoding efflux RND transporter periplasmic adaptor subunit: protein MSESDEDESEQAEEKKSAASSDGHDESSGSGQSENEDSNVKSGSQPGADSKSENKTLVFNQPVTVTISTKEKGKDDGDKADGKDSDKKSDDNEDKNENDEDKDKKSDGKDKKSEDQDDQSGKRKKPPLYKRPAFIITAAIILVLLLVGGIILWLILRQYVSTDDAYIDTHVVQISPQVSARVQALYIDDNQLVHKGDLVIQLDPIDYQVALQQTQAQVIAARGRVDQGHAQIEAAKTAVPEALAREKSAQAQLDNATKDLHRFQSVDERARSKQQLDNAATAQTNAQAQLEVAHASVDSARADVVTAEASLKAAEGDLKTAEANVHRAEVNLSYCQIYAPCDGRVTERTVEAGNFATAGQTLFMLVDLNVWVTANFKETQLTHMQPGQPVTIKVDAFPHHKFHGHVDSIQAGSGSRFSVLPAENATGNYVKVVQRIPVKIIFEHDANTNNAYMLSPGLSVEPRVKVR, encoded by the coding sequence ATGAGCGAATCCGACGAAGACGAATCGGAACAAGCAGAAGAAAAAAAGTCCGCCGCCTCCAGCGACGGCCATGATGAATCCTCCGGTTCCGGCCAATCGGAAAATGAGGATTCCAATGTTAAATCAGGCAGCCAGCCGGGTGCTGATTCTAAATCCGAAAATAAGACGCTCGTCTTCAACCAGCCGGTCACCGTCACCATTTCCACGAAGGAAAAAGGCAAGGACGATGGCGATAAAGCGGACGGTAAAGACAGCGATAAAAAATCCGACGATAACGAAGACAAAAATGAAAACGACGAAGACAAAGACAAAAAATCAGACGGCAAAGACAAAAAGTCCGAGGACCAAGATGACCAGTCAGGCAAGCGCAAAAAGCCTCCCCTCTACAAACGCCCAGCCTTCATCATCACCGCTGCCATCATTCTGGTGCTCCTCCTGGTCGGCGGCATTATCCTCTGGCTCATCCTTCGCCAATACGTTTCAACCGACGACGCGTACATAGATACCCACGTCGTTCAGATTAGCCCGCAAGTCAGCGCCCGCGTGCAGGCGCTCTACATTGACGACAACCAACTCGTCCACAAAGGCGATCTGGTAATCCAACTCGACCCGATAGATTACCAGGTCGCCCTCCAGCAGACCCAGGCGCAAGTCATCGCCGCGCGCGGCCGCGTGGATCAGGGGCATGCCCAAATCGAGGCCGCCAAAACCGCCGTGCCCGAAGCGCTCGCCCGCGAGAAATCCGCCCAGGCCCAACTCGATAACGCCACGAAGGATTTGCACCGCTTCCAAAGCGTGGACGAACGCGCCCGTTCCAAACAACAACTCGACAACGCCGCCACCGCCCAGACCAACGCGCAGGCCCAGCTCGAAGTCGCCCACGCCAGCGTGGATTCCGCCAGGGCCGACGTCGTCACCGCCGAAGCCTCGCTCAAAGCCGCTGAAGGCGATTTGAAAACCGCCGAAGCCAATGTCCATCGCGCCGAGGTTAATTTGTCTTACTGCCAGATTTACGCCCCTTGCGATGGTCGCGTAACCGAGCGCACCGTCGAGGCCGGCAATTTCGCCACCGCCGGCCAAACATTGTTCATGCTCGTGGACCTCAACGTCTGGGTCACCGCCAACTTCAAGGAAACCCAGCTTACCCACATGCAGCCCGGCCAGCCCGTCACCATCAAAGTGGATGCCTTTCCGCATCACAAATTTCATGGCCACGTGGATTCCATCCAGGCCGGTTCGGGTTCGCGTTTCTCCGTCCTGCCCGCCGAAAATGCCACCGGCAATTACGTCAAAGTCGTCCAGCGCATTCCCGTGAAAATCATTTTCGAGCACGACGCCAACACCAACAACGCCTACATGCTTTCGCCCGGCCTCTCCGTGGAACCGCGCGTGAAAGTCCGCTAG
- the zwf gene encoding glucose-6-phosphate dehydrogenase has translation MEQDHLDEVTECRLDAVHKTVEPCSVVIYGASGDLTARKLIPALYHLFKDKQMPPDFRVIGFARREKSDESWRTELRQALDQFSRTKPVDEAIWAEFSQKISYCMGEFGDLGAYQKLEKMLSGFGNEQLRNNVLIYLATSPSQFGECVEKLHEAGILHKEASKGWQRIVVEKPFGHDLESATQLNSELTRFANEQQVFRIDHYLGKETVQNILMFRFANSIFEHLWNRESVDHVQITVSENLGVGGRGGYYEEAGALRDMVQNHLLQVMSLVAMEPPVSLDAEPIRDEKVKLLKSIRALTPDAVAKQVVRGQYFAGTVNGKSTLGYRQETKVKPDSNTETFAALKLLVDNWRWSGVPFYLRTGKYLPFSASEVRIQFKPTPNVLFAAKCENKLDQNALTLRLQPNEGISLKFNGKVPGISTSVRPVRMAFSYNTEFGAYTPEAYERLLLEAMAGDATLFIRRDEVEAAWGIVDAIRKGWENKPLTNKEFYAAGTWGPMAADDLLAQRGHAWVNPQPIK, from the coding sequence ATGGAACAAGATCATTTGGATGAAGTAACGGAATGCCGTCTGGATGCAGTTCACAAAACGGTGGAACCTTGTTCCGTCGTCATCTATGGGGCAAGTGGGGACCTCACCGCGCGCAAGCTTATTCCCGCGCTCTACCATCTTTTTAAAGACAAGCAAATGCCGCCGGATTTTCGCGTGATCGGTTTTGCGCGGCGCGAAAAATCGGATGAATCGTGGCGCACGGAATTGCGGCAGGCGCTGGACCAATTCTCCCGCACCAAGCCGGTGGACGAGGCGATTTGGGCGGAGTTTTCCCAGAAGATCTCCTATTGCATGGGTGAGTTCGGCGACCTCGGCGCTTATCAAAAGCTAGAGAAGATGCTCAGCGGTTTCGGCAATGAGCAGTTGCGCAATAATGTATTGATCTATCTGGCTACCTCGCCGAGCCAGTTTGGCGAATGCGTCGAGAAATTGCATGAGGCGGGCATTCTCCACAAGGAAGCGTCGAAAGGCTGGCAGCGCATTGTCGTGGAAAAACCGTTCGGACATGATCTGGAATCGGCGACGCAGTTGAATTCCGAACTCACGCGGTTCGCGAATGAACAGCAGGTCTTCCGCATTGATCATTATCTCGGCAAGGAAACGGTGCAGAACATTTTGATGTTCCGCTTTGCCAATTCGATTTTTGAACATCTGTGGAATCGCGAGTCGGTGGACCACGTGCAGATCACGGTGAGTGAGAATCTCGGTGTGGGCGGGCGCGGCGGTTATTACGAAGAAGCGGGCGCGTTGCGCGACATGGTGCAGAACCATTTGCTGCAAGTGATGTCGCTGGTGGCGATGGAGCCGCCGGTATCGCTCGACGCAGAACCGATTCGCGATGAAAAAGTGAAGCTGTTGAAATCCATTCGCGCGTTGACACCGGATGCGGTCGCGAAACAGGTGGTGCGCGGACAATATTTTGCGGGAACGGTGAATGGCAAATCCACTTTGGGTTATCGCCAGGAAACGAAGGTCAAGCCGGACTCGAACACAGAAACCTTCGCGGCGTTGAAGTTGCTGGTGGATAATTGGCGCTGGTCGGGCGTGCCGTTCTATTTGCGCACGGGAAAATATCTGCCGTTCAGCGCGAGCGAAGTGCGCATCCAATTCAAGCCAACGCCGAATGTGCTGTTCGCGGCGAAGTGCGAAAATAAACTTGATCAAAACGCGCTGACCTTGCGCTTGCAGCCGAATGAAGGCATTTCGCTGAAGTTCAACGGCAAAGTCCCGGGCATCAGCACGAGTGTGCGCCCGGTGCGGATGGCGTTCAGTTATAATACCGAGTTCGGCGCTTACACGCCCGAGGCTTATGAGCGTCTGCTGCTGGAAGCGATGGCGGGCGATGCGACGTTGTTCATCCGGCGCGACGAAGTCGAAGCGGCCTGGGGCATTGTGGATGCCATCCGCAAAGGCTGGGAAAACAAGCCGCTCACGAACAAGGAATTTTACGCGGCGGGCACGTGGGGGCCGATGGCGGCAGACGATTTGCTCGCGCAACGCGGCCATGCCTGGGTGAATCCGCAGCCGATAAAATAA